TGCCGACCTGCTTGGCCTGCTTTTGGTTGACCAGACCTGCTTTGAGCAACTGGTCGCGAAGGGAAAGGCTCATGGTGCTTACTCACTTGGGCAACTGCTCAACCGCAGCTGGATACATTCTTTTCCTGGCGTTTGGCTTCGCCCCACAGGGCGTCCAACGTTTCGAGGGTGCAATCTTCTATGGGTTGGTGCGTGTCGCGCAATGCCTGTTCGATAAATCGGAAACGTCGCTCGAACTTGGCATTGGCGCCGCGCAGCGCGGTTTCCGGGTCGACCTTGAGGTGACGGGCCAGGTTGACCGCAGCGAACAACAGGTCGCCGACTTCATCGGCGATGGCCGCCGAATCGTTATCGGCCATGGCTTCAAGCACTTCATCGAGCTCTTCGCGCACGTTATCCACCACCGGCAACGCCGACGGCCAGTCGAAACCCACCTGGCTGGCGCGCTTTTGCAACTTGGCCGCACGCGAGAGAGACGGCAAGGCGGTGGGCACATCATCGAGCAGGGACAATTGCTCGGGTGCGTCGGATTTCTCCGCGCGTTCCTCAGCCTTGATCTGCTCCCAGCGCTGCTTGACCTGCTCTTCGCTCAACTGCGGGATATCCAGCGGGGCATACAGATCGCCGGTCGGAAACACGTGGGGGTGACGCCGGATCAGCTTGCGGGTGATGCTGTCGATCACCCCGGCAAATTCGAAGCGCCCTTCTTCGCGCGCCAATTGGCTGTAATACACCACCTGGAACAGCAGATCGCCCAATTCCCCCTGCAGATGATCGAAGTCGCCGCGCTCGATGGCGTCGGCCACTTCGTAGGCTTCTTCGAGGGTATGCGGCACGATGCTGGCGTAGGTTTGCTTGATGTCCCACGGGCAACCGAATTGCGGGTCGCGCAGGCGGTTCATCAGGTGTAGCAGGTCTTCAAGTGAATACATCAGTCTCTTTCCGCTGAAGATCAAATGTGGGAGGGGGCTTGCCCCCTCCCACATTTTAAACCGCGTTCATGGGGTGCGATTACGCCGCGTCTCGATGATGTTCGGCAACTGGGAAATCCGCCCCAGCAACCGCCCCAGCGCATCCAACCCCGGAATCTCGATGGTCAGGGACATCAGCGCAGTGTTGTCCTCCTTGTTGGAGCGGGTGTTGACCGCGAGCACGTTGATCCGCTCGTTGAGCAGCACTTGCGACACGTCGCGCAGCAGGCCGGAGCGGTCGTAGGCACGGATGATGATGTCCACCGGGTACGTGAGCACCGGCACCGGGCCCCAGCTGACCTGGATGATCCGCTCTGGCTCGCGCCCGCCCAGTTGCAGCACCGAGGCGCAGTCCTGGCGGTGAATGCTCACACCGCGGCCCTGGGTGATGTAGCCAACAATGGCATCGCCCGGCAACGGCTGGCAGCAACCGGCCATTTGCGTCATCAGGTTGCCCACGCCCTGGATCTGGATATCGCCGCGCTTGCCAGGCTTGTAGCCGGTGGCCTTGCGCGGGATCAGTTCCAGCTGTTCGTTGCCGCGCTCCGGCTCCACCAGTTGCTGGGCCAGGTTGACCAACTGGGCCAGACGCAAATCGCCGGCACCGAGGGCGGCGAACATGTCTTCGGCGATCTTCATGTTGGCCTTTTCGGCCAGCTTGTCGAAGTCCACCTGGGGCAGGCCCAGGCGCGCCAGTTCGCGTTCGAGCAGAGTCTTGCCGGCGGCGACGTTCTGGTCGCGGGCCTGCAGTTTGAACCAATGGACGATCTTCGCCCGCGCCCGCGAGGTGGTGATATAGCCCAGGTTCGGGTTCAGCCAGTCGCGGCTCGGCGTGCCGTGTTTGCTGGTGATGATCTCGACCTGTTCACCGGTTTGCAGGCTGTAGTTGAGCGGCACGATGCGCCCGTTGATCTTGGCGCCCCGGCAGTTGTGGCCGATTTCGGTGTGCACGCGGTAAGCGAAGTCCAGTGGCGTGGCACCCTTGGGCAAGTCGATGGCGTGGCCGTCGGGGGTGAAGATGTAGACCCGGTCCGGTTCGATATCCACGCGCAGCTGTTCGGCCAGGCCACCGATGTCGCCCAGCTCTTCGTGCCACTCCAGCACTTGGCGCAACCAGGAGATTTTTTCTTCGTACTGGTTGGAACCGGCCTTGACGTCGGTGCCCTTGTAGCGCCAGTGCGCGCAAACCCCCAGCTCCGCCTCTTCGTGCATGGCGTGGGTGCGAATCTGCACTTCCAGCACCTTGCCTTCAGGGCCGATCACCGCCGTGTGCAGCGAGCGATAGCCGTTTTCCTTGGGGTTGGCGATGTAGTCGTCGAATTCCTTGGGAATGTGCCGCCACAGGGTATGCACGATCCCCAGCGCGGTGTAGCAGTCGCGCATTTCCGGCACCAGCACACGCACGGCGCGTACGTCGTAGATCTGGCTGAACGCCAGGCCCTTGCGCTGCATTTTGCGCCAGATGGAATAGATGTGCTTGGCGCGGCCGCTGATGTCGGCATCCACGCCGGTGGCCTGCAACTCGGAGCGCAACTGGCCCATCACGTCGCTGATAAAGCGCTCGCGGTCGAGCCGCCGCTCATGCAGCAGCGTGGCGATCTGTTTGTATTGATCGGGCTCGAGGTAGCGGAAGGACAGGTCCTCCAGCTCCCATTTGATATGGCCGATACCCAGGCGGTGCGCCAGCGGCGCGTAGATATCGAAGACCTCGCGGGCCACGCGGTTGCGCTTTTCGTCGTCGGCGGTTTTCACCGCCCGGATCGCGCAGGTGCGTTCGGCCAGCTTGATCAGCGCGACGCGCACATCGTCGACCATCGCCACCAGCATCTTGCGCAGGTTTTCCACTTGGCCCTGGGTACCCAGCACCATGGACTGACGCGGACTGAGGCTGGCACTGATGGCCGCCATGCGCAGCACGCCGTCGATCAGCTTGGCCACCACGGCGCCAAATCGCTGGCTGACGGTCGGCAACGGGATGTGCCCTTCACGCACGCCGCGATCGAGCACGGCGGCGATCAGCGAATCCTGGTCCAGCTTGAGATCGGCCAGGATCTCGGCGATTTCCAACCCGGTACGAAAGCTTGAAGTGCCTTCCGCCCACAGGTTTTTGGCCGCATTGTCTTGCTGTTCAGACTCACGAGCGAACTCGCAGGCTGCTTTCAAGGCTTCACGGTCCAGTGCCGGGTCGACACTGACGGCATGATCCAGCCATGCCTCGAGATTGATACTGCCGTCGGTGTTGATCGGCTGGTGTGCTCTCACCTGTACCATCTTGCTTACCTTCCCTACGACGCACCTTGGATGCGCCAAAAATCATCGCCGACCTTGCTGCAGGCTCCCTGGCAGTTCACGGCCCTGGAGACTGCAGGCCAGTCGGATTAAACGGGCATCCTAGCCCGCTTCAAATAACGCCATGGCCTCGACATGCGCTGTCTGCGGAAACATGTCGAGGATCCCGGCACGCTTTAGCCGGTAACCTTGCTTGACCAACTCAACGGTGTCCCGCGCCAGCGTGGCCGGGTTGCAGGACACATACACCAGGCGCCTGGCCCCCAGGGTTGCAAGTTTACGCACAACCTCCTGGGCACCGTCGCGGGGTGGGTCCAAGAGTACCGCAGAAAAGCCTTGTTTGGCCCATTGCGCATCAGTCAGAGGCTGGGACAAATCGGCTTGAAAAAACTCGGCGTTATGCAAATTGTTGCTTAAGGCATTCTGCGCAGCACGCTCGACCATCGCCTGCACACCTTCCACGGCAATCACTTCGCGTACCTGCCTGGCCAGTGGCAGGGCGAAGTTGCCCAGCCCGCAAAACAGATCCAGCACCCGCTCATCGGGTTGCGGCGCCAGCCATTGCAGGGCCTGGGCCACCATCGCCTCGTTGACCGCGGCATTAACCTGCACGAAATCCCCTGGCCGGTAAGCCAGCTCCAGATCCCACGCCTCCAGTCGGAAACCAAGCGTCGTGGCTGGCTCGACCGGCTCCGGCTGACCTTCGCCGTGCAGCCACAATTGGGCGTCATGGAACGCGCAGAATTCCTTCAGTACCTGCATGTCCGCGTCTGACAGCGGTGCCATGTGCCGAAGCAACACGGCGATGGACGACCCGCTGAACAGCTCCACGTGCCCCAACGCCTGCGGTTTGCTCAAGCGGCGCAGCATGGCCGGCAGACGCTGCATGATCGGCTGCAAGGCCTGTACCAGCACCGGGCAATCATCGATGGCGACGATGTCCTGGCTGGCCACGGCACGGAAACCCACCTCGAGTTGCTTCGCCTTCGCATCCCAACGCACCGCCACGCGGGCACGGCGGCGGTAGCCGAATTCCGGCCCGCTCAAGGGCGCGGCCCATTCTTGCGGTTCGACGCCGGCTACGCGGGACAATTGCTCGGCGAGCATGCGCTGTTTCAGCGCAAGCTGTTCGTGATGAGGCAGGTGCTGCACGCTGCAGCCGCCACAACGGCCAACGTGGGCACAGGGTGCGGGGCGGCGCAGCTCGCTGGCGGTGAATACACGCTCGGTGCGCGCCTCAACCACCTTGCCGTGGGTGCCGAGCACGCGTACTTCCACCTCTTCGCCGGCCAGCGCACCATTGACGAACCAGGTGCGGCCTTCGAAGAACACGATGCCGCGACCGTCATTGGCCAGGCGTTCGATGGTCAGGCGTTGCTTCTTGCCTACGGGAATCTGCGGGGCCCGGCTGCCGCCCGTCGGCTGGAAGCGCAGGCCTCTCTCGTGCTTGGCCATCAGTTGGGTTCGTCGAAGATGCCGGTCGACAGGTAGCGGTCGCCTCGGTCACAGATGATCGCGACGATCACCGCGTTTTCGACTTCCCTGGACAAGCGCAACATACCGGCCACAGCGCCACCGGACGACACGCCGCAGAAGATGCCTTCTTCACGGGCCAGGCGGCGGGTGGTGTCTTCGGCTTCACGCTGAGCCATGTCGATGATGCGATCCACCCGCGTGGCGTTGTAGATCTTCGGCAGGTACTCTTCAGGCCAGCGCCGGATACCGGGGATGGCTGCGCCTTCCATCGGTTGCAGGCCGACGATCTGAATCGCCGGGTTCTGCTCCTTGAGGTAGCGCGAGTTGCCCATGATGGTGCCGGTGGTGCCCATGGAACTGACGAAATGGGTAACGGTGCCCTGGGTCTGGCGCCAGATTTCCGGGCCGGTGCTGGTGTAGTGCGCTTCGGGGTTATCCCCGTTGGCGAACTGGTCCAGCACCACGCCACGGCCTTCGGCGGCCATGCGTTCAGCCAGGTCACGCGCGCCTTCCATGCCCTCTTCCTGGGTGACCAGGACAAGCTCGGCGCCATAGGCGGTCATTGCCGCCTTGCGCTCGGCGCTGCCGTTGTCGGGCATGATCAGCACCATCTTGTAACCCTTGATCGCGGCGGCCATGGCCAGGGCGATCCCGGTATTACCCGAGGTGGCTTCGATCAGCGTGTCGCCCGGCTTGATCTGCCCGCGCAGTTCGGCGCGGGTGATCATCGACAGCGCCGGACGGTCCTTGACGGAACCGGCGGGGTTGTTGCCCTCAAGCTTGAGCAACAGGGTATTGCTGGTTTCACCCGCCATGCGTTGCAAGCGGACCAGGGGTGTGTTGCCGACGCAATCGGCTATTGTGGGGTACTGCAAGGTCATGGCGTATTCGCAATCCAGACTGCGGGGGCGGACATCATACCGGGAAAGGTCGGCGGGCCATATCACGCAAAGTATGGTGCTTATGGCTTATGGGAATAAGGCAGAGGTGTGGTGCCTATGAGGGCGCCATCGGGGGCAAGCCCCCTCCCACAGTTGATCGCGTTCCAACATGAGCATGCGGTCGAATGTGGGAGGGGGCTTGCCCCCGATGGCCGCACCTCGATAACCGGCCGGGCCCTAATCTCCGTCGCCATGATTTCGCCGGAAAACCTCTTCACCCATTGCAGCGATCTGCCCCTCGATAAGTGCTTCAAAGGGTTTGAGCAACGGCTCGAACGATGTCGGCGCTTCCAATAACTGCAGCGCCTGCGCAATCGCTTCGACCGTCGACAACGCCCCTGGGCCAGGCGCCTTGCGCAGCCGATACCGGGAAACGCTACCGTCGGCCAAGCTCACTCGCGGCAAGGCTGCCAGCAGCGGGTTCAGGTACAGCAGCTTGCGCGCCTTGCGCCACGTGCCATCGGGCACCACCAGCAACAGTGGCTGATCACCCGGCCCGTAGGTTTGCAAAGGCTGCGCATCATCGGCCGGAAACAACAACCGCGCCTGATACCCCGGCGGGTTCAATAACGTCGCCAGGTCCTCGAACACCTCCCCCACCACCAACTGCGCATTGTTGAGCCCCAGCGCCGCCAATCGCGCCGTATTCAGCGCATGGTTGACCTCGCTGGGGTGCTGCAACAGCAACACGCGGGTACGGCTGTCGAGGCTGGGGATCAGCGCGCACAGGCAATGAGTGGTCGGCCTGAGGCAGCGCGGGCATTGGGGTCTGGACATGGTTTTCAGACCTGGTTGAGCTGGGCTTTAAGTAGATCGCGAAAGGTCTGGATCAGCGGCTCGCGGCTTCGCCCACGGCGCATGATCATCGAAAACGGCGCCTGGTAGCCAAAGGTGGCCGGCAGCAGCACACGCAGGTCGCCCTTGTCGGCCCAGGCCTGGGCGTAGTGTTCGGGCAAGTAGCCGATGTAGGCGCCCGACAGCACCAGAATCAGCTGCGCCTCCATGCTTTCCACCGTCGCGGCGCTGTGCTTGAAGCCGTGGCGCGCCAGTTCGGCCTGGCTCCAGTAACCACGCCCGACCATACGTTGTTGGGTGATGACCTGCTCGGGGATGCGTCGCTCATTGAACAAAGGATGCCGAGTGCTGCAATACAGCCAGTGCTGCTCGCGGTACAGCGGCATATACACCAGCCCGCTCATGCGGTTGGAGAACGCGCCGA
This region of Pseudomonas sp. MUP55 genomic DNA includes:
- the mazG gene encoding nucleoside triphosphate pyrophosphohydrolase; the protein is MYSLEDLLHLMNRLRDPQFGCPWDIKQTYASIVPHTLEEAYEVADAIERGDFDHLQGELGDLLFQVVYYSQLAREEGRFEFAGVIDSITRKLIRRHPHVFPTGDLYAPLDIPQLSEEQVKQRWEQIKAEERAEKSDAPEQLSLLDDVPTALPSLSRAAKLQKRASQVGFDWPSALPVVDNVREELDEVLEAMADNDSAAIADEVGDLLFAAVNLARHLKVDPETALRGANAKFERRFRFIEQALRDTHQPIEDCTLETLDALWGEAKRQEKNVSSCG
- the relA gene encoding GTP diphosphokinase; the encoded protein is MVQVRAHQPINTDGSINLEAWLDHAVSVDPALDREALKAACEFARESEQQDNAAKNLWAEGTSSFRTGLEIAEILADLKLDQDSLIAAVLDRGVREGHIPLPTVSQRFGAVVAKLIDGVLRMAAISASLSPRQSMVLGTQGQVENLRKMLVAMVDDVRVALIKLAERTCAIRAVKTADDEKRNRVAREVFDIYAPLAHRLGIGHIKWELEDLSFRYLEPDQYKQIATLLHERRLDRERFISDVMGQLRSELQATGVDADISGRAKHIYSIWRKMQRKGLAFSQIYDVRAVRVLVPEMRDCYTALGIVHTLWRHIPKEFDDYIANPKENGYRSLHTAVIGPEGKVLEVQIRTHAMHEEAELGVCAHWRYKGTDVKAGSNQYEEKISWLRQVLEWHEELGDIGGLAEQLRVDIEPDRVYIFTPDGHAIDLPKGATPLDFAYRVHTEIGHNCRGAKINGRIVPLNYSLQTGEQVEIITSKHGTPSRDWLNPNLGYITTSRARAKIVHWFKLQARDQNVAAGKTLLERELARLGLPQVDFDKLAEKANMKIAEDMFAALGAGDLRLAQLVNLAQQLVEPERGNEQLELIPRKATGYKPGKRGDIQIQGVGNLMTQMAGCCQPLPGDAIVGYITQGRGVSIHRQDCASVLQLGGREPERIIQVSWGPVPVLTYPVDIIIRAYDRSGLLRDVSQVLLNERINVLAVNTRSNKEDNTALMSLTIEIPGLDALGRLLGRISQLPNIIETRRNRTP
- the rlmD gene encoding 23S rRNA (uracil(1939)-C(5))-methyltransferase RlmD, producing MAKHERGLRFQPTGGSRAPQIPVGKKQRLTIERLANDGRGIVFFEGRTWFVNGALAGEEVEVRVLGTHGKVVEARTERVFTASELRRPAPCAHVGRCGGCSVQHLPHHEQLALKQRMLAEQLSRVAGVEPQEWAAPLSGPEFGYRRRARVAVRWDAKAKQLEVGFRAVASQDIVAIDDCPVLVQALQPIMQRLPAMLRRLSKPQALGHVELFSGSSIAVLLRHMAPLSDADMQVLKEFCAFHDAQLWLHGEGQPEPVEPATTLGFRLEAWDLELAYRPGDFVQVNAAVNEAMVAQALQWLAPQPDERVLDLFCGLGNFALPLARQVREVIAVEGVQAMVERAAQNALSNNLHNAEFFQADLSQPLTDAQWAKQGFSAVLLDPPRDGAQEVVRKLATLGARRLVYVSCNPATLARDTVELVKQGYRLKRAGILDMFPQTAHVEAMALFEAG
- the cysM gene encoding cysteine synthase CysM, with product MTLQYPTIADCVGNTPLVRLQRMAGETSNTLLLKLEGNNPAGSVKDRPALSMITRAELRGQIKPGDTLIEATSGNTGIALAMAAAIKGYKMVLIMPDNGSAERKAAMTAYGAELVLVTQEEGMEGARDLAERMAAEGRGVVLDQFANGDNPEAHYTSTGPEIWRQTQGTVTHFVSSMGTTGTIMGNSRYLKEQNPAIQIVGLQPMEGAAIPGIRRWPEEYLPKIYNATRVDRIIDMAQREAEDTTRRLAREEGIFCGVSSGGAVAGMLRLSREVENAVIVAIICDRGDRYLSTGIFDEPN
- a CDS encoding tRNA-uridine aminocarboxypropyltransferase, which codes for MSRPQCPRCLRPTTHCLCALIPSLDSRTRVLLLQHPSEVNHALNTARLAALGLNNAQLVVGEVFEDLATLLNPPGYQARLLFPADDAQPLQTYGPGDQPLLLVVPDGTWRKARKLLYLNPLLAALPRVSLADGSVSRYRLRKAPGPGALSTVEAIAQALQLLEAPTSFEPLLKPFEALIEGQIAAMGEEVFRRNHGDGD